Below is a genomic region from Microbacterium sp. LWO12-1.2.
GGCGACCGTGACGCTGCCATAGCCGCCAAGAGGGAGGAACTGGGCCTCAACGACCCGCTTCCGGTGCAGTACTTCGCATGGTTGCGCGAAGCACTGCAGGGGAACCTGGGCATCTCGATCCGATCCGGTCGTCCCGCCGGCGAACTGATCCTGAGTCGTCTCCCCGCCACTCTCTATCTGATGGGCATCAGCACGCTTATCGCCATCGTGGTCGGAGTCGGAGGCGGCATTCTCGCCGCGCTGAGGAAGAACACCATCTGGGACTACGCGGTGTCGTTTGCGAGCCTCGCGCTCATCTCCATCCCCACGTTCTTCTTCGCGCTCCTCGGCATCTTCATCTTTGGGCTGACGTTGCACTGGTTGCCCACTGCGGGCATGGGGTCTCCCGGGGGCGGCTGGGTGGACTCCCTCAAGTATCTGGTTCTGCCCGCCGGCATCCTCGGCCTCGCCGCGTCCGCGGGGTACATCCGGTGGGCCCGTTCGAGCATGCTCGACGTGCTCAACCAGGAGTACATGATCACTGCGAAATCGAAAGGGCTGCGGCCGGGGTACATCACGCTGCGACATGGGCTGCCCAACGCGATGATCCCGTTGGTCACGGTGATCGCCACCAGCATTCCGAGTCTTCTGGGTGGCGCGGTGATCATCGAGACGATCTTCGCGTGGCCTGGCACCGGTCGCCTGGCGGTCGAAGCGCTCACCAACCAGGATTACCCCGTCATCATCAGTTTCGTCATGCTGACGACCGTAGTCGTCTTGCTCTGCAACCTCGTCGCCGATGTTGCCTACGCCGCGATCGACCCGAGGATCAAGCTATGACCGATGTCATCCGTGAGGACTTCGATACCGTAGGCGAGATCAACGACACATCGCGGCATCATGCGCAGGCGAACACCCCGTGGTCGCGATTCACCGCATACCGACTTGCGTTCCCCAGTTTGATCGTTCTCGTCCTTCTTGTCGCCGCGTGCCTGATCGGGCCGGTCTTCTACATGATCGATCCGAATGCCGTTGATCCGATCTTGTACCGCAAGCCGCCCAGCCCTGAGCATCTGCTCGGTACCGACTCGGCCGGACGCGATGTGCTCGCGAGGCTTCTTCACGGTGGCCGGATATCTCTTCTCATCGGACTCGTCGCCGCGCTCGCCGCGACCTTCATCGGAGTTCTTCTGGGAGCACTCGCCGGGTTCTTCCGAGGCCGTACCGACGCCCTCCTCAGCCGGATCACTGATGTCGTTCAGGCCTTCCCCACTCTTATCGTCATCATCACGCTTGCCGCGTTCCTCGGCCCGAGCTTCGGGCTGCTCATCGTATCGATGGCGCTGATGGAGTGGACGGGGGCCTACCGAGTGGTTCGGGGCCTTGCGCTTTCGCTCAGGGAGCGCGATTCGATCCAAGCGGTGAC
It encodes:
- a CDS encoding ABC transporter permease, which produces MLSFIARRTFSSLVVLLVASVLIFALTRMIPGDPVSMYFDPLNFVGDRDAAIAAKREELGLNDPLPVQYFAWLREALQGNLGISIRSGRPAGELILSRLPATLYLMGISTLIAIVVGVGGGILAALRKNTIWDYAVSFASLALISIPTFFFALLGIFIFGLTLHWLPTAGMGSPGGGWVDSLKYLVLPAGILGLAASAGYIRWARSSMLDVLNQEYMITAKSKGLRPGYITLRHGLPNAMIPLVTVIATSIPSLLGGAVIIETIFAWPGTGRLAVEALTNQDYPVIISFVMLTTVVVLLCNLVADVAYAAIDPRIKL
- a CDS encoding ABC transporter permease, whose translation is MTDVIREDFDTVGEINDTSRHHAQANTPWSRFTAYRLAFPSLIVLVLLVAACLIGPVFYMIDPNAVDPILYRKPPSPEHLLGTDSAGRDVLARLLHGGRISLLIGLVAALAATFIGVLLGALAGFFRGRTDALLSRITDVVQAFPTLIVIITLAAFLGPSFGLLIVSMALMEWTGAYRVVRGLALSLRERDSIQAVTGLGATNWRIISKHVVPSVLGPATVVATLLTAGVILTEAGLSFLGLGVPPPTASWGSMLSEAQSLQILQTAPWLWLPPGIAITLTVLSVNFVGDGLRNAVDPRQES